The stretch of DNA AGTAGGTGCAAAACTTGTCGCAACCAATCATGATCCGCACGTAGGCTTGAAACGCGGAGTGCCGCATTTCCGGATCGCGGAGCGGGTCGTAACTTTCGAAACTGTCGGCGACCTTTTGACGCGTGGCGTCGCGGCGGGCGAGGCTGACCGCCATCTGCCGTTCGCGGTTCTCGCGGGCGTTGTCGATCAACAGGGGGATTTCGGATAATTGTCCGGTCCCCACGACCAGGTCGACGTGCGGCGCTTTTTGAAAGATCAGTTTTTGATCCTTCTGCGCCATGCAGCCCATCACGCCGATGACTTGATCGGGTCGCTTGCGTTTGCTGTATTTCAAGCGGCCCAGGGCGGAATAGATTTTGTGCTCGGCATGTTCGCGGACGCTACAGGTATTGAACAGCACCGTGTCGGCGTCGGCCACATCGGCGGTCAATTCGTAACCATGCTTGCGCAGGGCGGCGACAACAAGTTCGCTGTCCAGTTCGTTCATCTGGCAGCCGACGGTATGGATAAATAGTTTGCCGTTGTGCACGGCTGTTTCGGCCGATGTGGTCATAGATTCTTCGCGCCGTTGTCGGTATTTCTCACGTGAGTCAGGCAGCGGCCTGACGGAATTTTAGTCGGGGCGCCTTCCTGGCTGATGTACGGGCGTCCGAAACGGTTCATGCCGTTTTGGCCGTTGCTTGCTGTTTTCCGCCCGCTGGTGGTGCCGCTTGCTTAGTCAAACCTTGATTGATTCGCAATCGCGCTTGAATGGCGGCATCGCGCCGCGCACGACTGCGGTGATTGGCCATCAACGTGGTCAACGATCTCAATGCCAACACCGAAGCAACAGCATACAGGCCCAATTGCCAAAACTCCATGACGTCCTCCTTGATTTTCGTCATGATTCGCCGGTTTCCTAGGCCAGAAACGATAACACAGCCTGCGGGTTGCTTCAAGACGAGGTCCGGCCGGCGGGGATTCACCACGGAGACACGGAGAGCACGGAGGTGCTTGCAGCATCGAATGTTACGGCGAGAGTCGGTGTAGTAAGGTCGAGGATCATGGGCAGGTTCAATGGGTGGGTGTTTGGAAATCTGCGTTGAAGCCAATGGATTTGGGGGGCGGACCGTATCCCCAGGGCGTTGCCCTGGGCTATGTTGTTTATTGGCTTTCAGCCAAGGTACGCGCTGAATTAAGCCTTTGCGCGGCGGGCATTGGATGCTTGTGTGGCGATTCGCTAATATGCGCTGCGGTCCCCTGAAACTGACACCTGATTTTTCTAAACGACATCCCCAATGACCTTGGCAGACGATGCGGAATCCGCGACTGACCCTGAACCCACCCATGACGCCATGGTCGAGGCCATTGCGGTCCTCGAACAATTGGCGGCCGATCGTGGATTGCTGGAACGTTTGTCTCAGGAGGAGATGCATCGCTTGATGCGGGCGGCCGAGGGCGTGGCGGTGCCGGACCGTGTTTCCCGCATGAAACTGCGGCGAGCGATCCAAAAACGCGAAAAAGCAGCATTGGCTGAGCAGAAGGCGGCGGACGAATCGCTGCTGGCCCAGACCGGGATCCGTAAGCAATTCGCTCCCAAACGCATCAAACAGGCCTGCGCCCCGGCCCCCTTCGAACCGGAGCCACCCCCGGCCAACACGCAACCCGACGACCAATTCGGCCCTCGCCTGCAGGTCGCCCGCAGTTGTTATATCTGCAAACGGGACTACGACCGCGTGCATCAGTTCTATGACTCGATGTGCCCCGATTGTGCGTCGCTCAACTGGACCAAACGGAACCAAACGGCCGATTTGTCCGGGCGATATGCACTGCTGACCGGCGGCCGTGTGAAAATCGGTTTTCAGGCTGCTCTGAAGTTGCTCCGCGCCGGGGCTTATGTGGTCGTCACGACCCGTTTTCCCCGTGATGCCTCGCAACGATTTCTTGACGAAGCGGATAGCGGGGACTGGAAGGACCGGCTGCAATTGTACGGCATCGACTTGCGGCACACGCCGAGCGTCGAGTTGCTGGCCGAACATCTGGTCGCCACGTTGCCGCGACTCGATTTTCTATTGAACAACGCCTGCCAAACCGTCCGCCGTCCCCCCGGGTTTTATGCGCATCTGATGGAGGGGGAAACACGGTCGTTGGAGTCACTGCCGGCCGCAGCGGAACCGTTGTTGAAATCGTATGAGCAATTACGGGGCCAAGGTCTGATCAGCCCCACCAATGGAAAGACCTTACCCGCCCAGGTCCGCGATAGTCTGGCTGGGATCCAACGTGCAGCGGAGTTATCGCAAATTCCGTTGGCTCCCGGTGACCATGCTGGCGGAGCGGAGATTTTTCCCACCGGGCAATACGATCATGATCTGCAACAAGTCGACCTGCGATCGATCAACAGTTGGCGATTACCGTTGGCCGATGTGCCGACGGTCGAATTGTTAGAAGTGCATTTGGTGAATGCGGTGGCGCCGTTCATCCTCAATGCCCGCCTAAAACCGCTGATGGTCCGCGTCCCGACGCGTGACAAACACATTGTGAACGTCTCGGCCATGGAGGGAATTTTTTACCGAGCGTATAAAACCGACAAACATCCGCACACCAACATGGCCAAAGCAGCGCTGAACATGATGACGCGGACCTCCGCCCAGGATTACGTCGCCGACGGCATTCACATGAACAGCGTCGACACCGGTTGGATCACCGACGAAGACCCGGCCGACATCGCCGAGCGCAAACGCGAAGAACTCGGCTTCCACCCCCCACTGGACACCATCGACGCCGCCGCCCGCATCTGCGACCCCATCTTCGCCGGAATGCTCAGCGGCGAACATCTGTGGGGGAATTTTTTGAAGGATTATCAGGTCGCGAATTGGTGAGGGGGCCATTGTCACCAGATTTCCTGGCGTTGCCCCAGGCTACGGTGGAAAGAAGGCCTTCGGCCAAAAAACTGATGTGTGGCGCGCTGTTTGAATTTGATGGCGGAGTTACGGGTCGTATACAATTTGCAAAATAAATTCGGCCCTCAAATAATTGGCCAAAGGCCAATTGACACCTTAGCCTAGGGCAACGCCCTAGGAATTCGGGTAACATCAAATACCCCTTGGCCGAAGGCCATGTTCACCGTAACGCCCCTCTTGTCGCGAGACGACCATGCCTCAGTCGCTCACCAAGTTGTATGCCCATTTGGTTTTCAGCACCAAAAATCGGCACCCATTTCTCGATGTCCAGATACGGCCTCGCGTCCATGCTTATTTGGCGACGACGGTGCGTAGTCTGGATTCCTCCTATGTGGTTGTCGGTGGAGTAGCCGACCATGTGCACATTTTGTTCGAGATGGGCAAAATGCGAACTCCCGTTGAAATCGTAGAGCAGGTCAAACGCGAATCATCCAAGTTCATGAAGACGCTCGGTCCACAATACGGCCAATTCTATTGGCAGCGCGGCTATGCAATGTTCTCAGTGAGCCCCACTCATCTTGGTGATGCGGAAACTTATGTTCGCAATCAGGAAGAGCATCATCGGACCAAGACATTTCAGGAAGAGTTTCGCGAATTCTTGAATCGCTACAATATGGAATTTGACGAACGGTATGTTTGGGATTGATGCCGTTGTGAATATGGCCTTCGGCCAAAATCTTGTGGCAACCGCATAACGACCTGGGGCGTTGCCCCAGGCTAAGGTGGAAAGAAGGCCTTCGGCCAGAAAAGCCTGATGCATGTTGAACGATTGCGAATGATGACCGTATCACAAATGATCACGAATTTACGAACAAATTCACCCTGCGTAAAATTGGCCAAAGGCCAATCGACACCTTAGCCTAGGGCAACGCCCTAGGAATTCGTGCCAAATCAAATGCCCTTTGGCCGAAGGCCATATTCAACATCCGCCGCGCCCAATCACGTCCGCCAATCGCACACCGCCCCGCGGCAAACCCAACACGCCGGCTAAGTGCAACATCCACATGATCAACCCCTGTTCGGGATGAAAATACAATTCGTGCAGCGCCTTTTGGGTCTTGTTGCCGACCGTAGCTGTGTAATGGGCATTCGGCATTTGGAAGAACGTGTGCAATTGAAAACTGCGTGCGCCGCGGAGGGCGTATTCGAGGGCCATTTTGCCGCTGTGGATATCACCGGTGGCGGACCAGGGGAGGGGGGGATCGCACTCGGTTTGGAAACGGGACATGATGCGGAGGTTGCGGTCGCTCAGGTCCGGGCCGCCGTAGGCGATGCCCCGCTTGCCGTCGAATTCGCGGGTAGGATCGAACAGGCGATTGCCGTAGATGAAAAAGTCGGGGCGAGTCTCGCCATCGTGAATGGCCTGCAACATGGCCAATTGGAAGTCGTCATCGAACAGAGCGTTGAAGACTTTAAGTCCTACGCGAACTTGTGCCGCATCGGCCAGTCCAGCGCGAATTAAGCGTGGGACGGTGGTCAGCCATTCGAGAATTTTCGCTTGTTGCGCCGAGCGATCGCTGCCGGCGAGCGTGGGGCTGAAATCTTTTTCCAATGGCATCGGTTCATTTGTTGTGGCGCCGGCTTGCCAGGCCTCTAAGATCTTGGCGGTTGTGTAGCGGTATTCGCTCTCCTTCCACGCATCCTCCTCGGGCGTTGGCAGATGGTATTTGCAGGAGGGGACGATTAGCGTGTTTCCGTCAGCGGCGATTTGGCGGGTTGCGCGGATCAGTTGTAGGTATTCGTCAAACGTCCCCCACCAGCCGCGGCCTTTCCAACTCACCGTCCAACCCGGTTCGCCTGATTGGCTAGTGATTGGTTCGACGACCATGCGCGATTCTTTAACGGCCCATTCCCCCATGGTCTGCGCGCCGGTTTCGTCTTGGGCAATCACGGTTTTGAGCACCACGAAACCGAGCCCGGCTTGTACGTCTTCCTCGACTTGCCGGGCGGTCATTGATAATTGGCCGGAGGCTTTGCCAAACGGATTGGTGATCGGCAGGCCCGCATAGGTCGAAGCGACGTCGATGTGATACCGCTCCGCCAGATACGCTTCGAGGTTCGTTGGCAGCCCTTGCTTGGCAAATGTTTGATAGTCCCGCGCGATTGTCTCGCGCAGGGCAGCGTCTACGACGGGGTGTTCGGGCAACAGGTGTGGTGAGGGGGCATCGGACATGGTTGTGGGTTCTTGTGTGATCGTCTCGCAATTCGGAATATGGCGGTCTATAGTCAAGGTAACCATTGAATGCGGGCAATGGCAGTCCGTAGCGAGTTGAAAACGATTCGAGGAAAATTCAAAACCCTCTGATGCGTCCCGCCCAAACTTGTATGTATGTTTCTGAGACAAGCACAACCGGATTTTGAAATAGATTCAAGGCAGCAGACAGATGAAGATCGCATTTTCGACATTGGGGACACCGCAATGGAGTTGGGAGCAACTGCTCGAGCGGGGTAAAGCCTACGGGTATTCCGGAGTGGAGATTCGTCTGTTGGAGGGGGAGACCGACTTATTGGCTCGTGCGGAATTTCAGCCGGAGCAGTTGCCGGTGCGGCGCGCGGAATTGGCGGCGGCCGAGTTTCAGGTGTGCGGACTAGCCTCGTCGGTACGTTTCGACGATCCCGATCCCGCGCAGCGTGAACAGCAACTGGAAATCGGCCGGGCCTATATCGACTTGGCCGCTGCGTTGGGAGCGGAGTTCGTGCGGGTCTTCGGCGATACCTTGCCCCCTGTCGAGGACGAAGCGGGGCGTGCGACGGTCATTGCGCAGGTGGCTGCGGGGATCACAGCGCTGGCCGACTATGGAATCGAGCAGAAGGTCCAAGTGCTGATCGAGACGCACGGCGATTTTTCTGATTCGCATGCGATGCAGGCGATGATGGAGCAAGTCGAGAGCGACAACGCGGGCGTGCTGTGGGATACGCATCATCCCTGGCGGTTTTACGAGGAACCGCTCTCAGAGACTTTTGCCCGGCTGAAACCTTGGGTTCGTCACACGCATTGGAAGGATTCGGTCGTGCGGCCGGAAGCGGTTTCTGATGCGGAAACCGACGCGGCCGCTCAAGCAGCCCATGCGTTGATGAGCGGACATCGGCATGCCGATTATGTGTTGTTCGGCGGCGGAGGGTTTCCCGCGCTCAACGCAATGCAATTATTACAATGGTCCGCGTACGACGGCTGGTATTCCTTGGAGTGGGAAAAGGCGTGGCATCCGGAGATCGAGGATCCCGAAATCGCTTTGCCGTTGTTCCCCGACAAGATCCGCCTCTTGGCATCGCAATGCCGCAGTTAATGCGCTGGCAACAAAGTCGACGGGCCCCACGCGACTGGTGTGTCGCTTTGCCTTCCTTCATTTCGCGCGTTGGCGGCGGTAGGGGCGGAGGATTTTGGCTGCGGTGGGGGTTTTTGCTGCCGTTGTTGTTCGCTTGGGCTGTGCGACCGGCGGCGAATTGGGGTTGGTGGTTTTCTTCTTAGCGGAGAAGTTCTTTCTCAGCGACGTTGTGTTGTACATGGGGTCCGATTCCAACTCGTTGGTCAGGTACTTCACGAACTTGTCGCTGGCGCGGTTGAGGATCACCACACGGCTGGCGGCGCGGGGGTTGTTGATGGGACGTACGACGCAAACCACTTCGGCTTCGCCCACTTTGGAGAGCGCCTCTTGCAGGGCGTCGAGGTCGGTCACGCCGCTGGTCAATTCGTCCATCGCCGCCGCCTCTGAAGCAGCAACCGCACCCTCCAGGTCTTCAGCGGTGTAAACGCGCTCTTGTTCGTCTTCGTCGTTGAGCACGATTTCATCGCCAAGGTTGTCTTCGGTGTTGTCGACGATGACCGGTGCGTTGGACTCGGTTGTGGTTTTGGGTTGATACAGGTGCGACAGCTGGCAACGATCAAGCAGTTGTTGAATCGGTTTGAGACCGGCATACAGTCCGCGGTGATCTTGAGGGTCGCGAGCGAAGCAAACGCCCACCACCGCGCCATGTTCGTCAAACAATCCGCCACCGGAACGGCCTTCGATCGGCTCACCGGTGCACTCGATGTTGTCCGGTCCCAGATAACGGTTCAGCGAGACGACGCGGTGTTGTTGCAAAGTGGGGTCATCGCCACCGCCACAACCGACGCTGGCAACCGCTTGGCCTTTTTTAACGCCGTGCCCGACGGGGGCGACGGGAGTGTAGGGGAAGTTCTCATCGGACGGAAACTCCAACAATCCGACGTCCGCTTTTTCGTTGTAGGCGACGACTTTCCCGACATAGGTTTTGCGTTGTTTGCCGGAGAAAACATCAATTTCCATCGTGCCGCTTTTGACCATGCCGCGACAAATGTGTCCGCAGGTGAGGACCATGGTGCGGCCGTTGCCGCTGGAGATGATGGTGCCGGATCCATAATTAATACCGGTACCGTTGTTGGCACGAATGCGAACGCTGGCTTCCATCGGAGTGGCGATCTGTGAGGCGGCGGGGGCATCGTCACCCTCGTCGATGTTGGCACGCACCGTGGCTTCGCTGATGTCGATTTCCGGTTCGTCGTCGGCTTTGCCTAGGAAGGGAATGCGGAATCGACCCTTTTTGGAGCGGGGGGAGACACGGCCGCGTCCGGCGGGCGCCGCTGGGGAGCGACTGCTGGCGAGTTGGACCTCCGCACCGGTTTTAGACGGCGCCGCTTCGCGAGGGATTTTGGCGAACATCTCGCGCAGTTTCGCTTCGTTGGTCGCCCCGACAATCCGTTGGGCTTCTTTGCCGTCAATCACCAACACAAACGCTGGAATGCTGGTGACATTATATTTCGCCGAAAAGGCGCGATACTTGTCGACGTCGATCTTTTTGATCGGCAGTCCCTGACGTTCCAATCGCGAAACCATCGGACTCATTTGTTGGCAGGGACCGCACCAACTGGCGGTAAATTCGTAAACAACACCTC from Symmachiella dynata encodes:
- a CDS encoding sugar phosphate isomerase/epimerase family protein, producing the protein MKIAFSTLGTPQWSWEQLLERGKAYGYSGVEIRLLEGETDLLARAEFQPEQLPVRRAELAAAEFQVCGLASSVRFDDPDPAQREQQLEIGRAYIDLAAALGAEFVRVFGDTLPPVEDEAGRATVIAQVAAGITALADYGIEQKVQVLIETHGDFSDSHAMQAMMEQVESDNAGVLWDTHHPWRFYEEPLSETFARLKPWVRHTHWKDSVVRPEAVSDAETDAAAQAAHALMSGHRHADYVLFGGGGFPALNAMQLLQWSAYDGWYSLEWEKAWHPEIEDPEIALPLFPDKIRLLASQCRS
- a CDS encoding SDR family NAD(P)-dependent oxidoreductase — its product is MTLADDAESATDPEPTHDAMVEAIAVLEQLAADRGLLERLSQEEMHRLMRAAEGVAVPDRVSRMKLRRAIQKREKAALAEQKAADESLLAQTGIRKQFAPKRIKQACAPAPFEPEPPPANTQPDDQFGPRLQVARSCYICKRDYDRVHQFYDSMCPDCASLNWTKRNQTADLSGRYALLTGGRVKIGFQAALKLLRAGAYVVVTTRFPRDASQRFLDEADSGDWKDRLQLYGIDLRHTPSVELLAEHLVATLPRLDFLLNNACQTVRRPPGFYAHLMEGETRSLESLPAAAEPLLKSYEQLRGQGLISPTNGKTLPAQVRDSLAGIQRAAELSQIPLAPGDHAGGAEIFPTGQYDHDLQQVDLRSINSWRLPLADVPTVELLEVHLVNAVAPFILNARLKPLMVRVPTRDKHIVNVSAMEGIFYRAYKTDKHPHTNMAKAALNMMTRTSAQDYVADGIHMNSVDTGWITDEDPADIAERKREELGFHPPLDTIDAAARICDPIFAGMLSGEHLWGNFLKDYQVANW
- a CDS encoding trypsin-like peptidase domain-containing protein → MVTSQLLVMSALVLGATPRGVVYEFTASWCGPCQQMSPMVSRLERQGLPIKKIDVDKYRAFSAKYNVTSIPAFVLVIDGKEAQRIVGATNEAKLREMFAKIPREAAPSKTGAEVQLASSRSPAAPAGRGRVSPRSKKGRFRIPFLGKADDEPEIDISEATVRANIDEGDDAPAASQIATPMEASVRIRANNGTGINYGSGTIISSGNGRTMVLTCGHICRGMVKSGTMEIDVFSGKQRKTYVGKVVAYNEKADVGLLEFPSDENFPYTPVAPVGHGVKKGQAVASVGCGGGDDPTLQQHRVVSLNRYLGPDNIECTGEPIEGRSGGGLFDEHGAVVGVCFARDPQDHRGLYAGLKPIQQLLDRCQLSHLYQPKTTTESNAPVIVDNTEDNLGDEIVLNDEDEQERVYTAEDLEGAVAASEAAAMDELTSGVTDLDALQEALSKVGEAEVVCVVRPINNPRAASRVVILNRASDKFVKYLTNELESDPMYNTTSLRKNFSAKKKTTNPNSPPVAQPKRTTTAAKTPTAAKILRPYRRQRAK
- the tnpA gene encoding IS200/IS605 family transposase gives rise to the protein MPQSLTKLYAHLVFSTKNRHPFLDVQIRPRVHAYLATTVRSLDSSYVVVGGVADHVHILFEMGKMRTPVEIVEQVKRESSKFMKTLGPQYGQFYWQRGYAMFSVSPTHLGDAETYVRNQEEHHRTKTFQEEFREFLNRYNMEFDERYVWD